In Deltaproteobacteria bacterium, the genomic stretch TTCGAAGAATTCCAGAAACCAAGACGGCGTCGGTTGAAAAACCGGCGCCGTTTGCCATTGGTGGTCACGCCGGTCGCGCGCGCACCGGCGAGCGAGCCTTGCCAGCGCGCCATCGCGTGCGTAATAAGGAATTGGATTTCGTGAACGGTCCGTGAACTTTTTCGCGCGAGGAGGTCCCATGTCGAACAAGGAACAGGGCAAGCGGCAGGAGAAATCCAACAAGCCCAAGCTGTCCATCAAGGACAAGAAGAAGAAGAAAGCCGACAAGGCCGCGAAGAAAGGCAACTGACAGCGGCGCGGGCGCTCTCGCCCGCCGATATTCGAAACGGCGCCACGACGCGCGACACTCGGCCGGGCCGGAGCGCGCGCATGGCGCCAGTTTTTTTCCGCTTTTTTTGGCCTCGATTTTTGTCTTTGCGCGCATCCCGTGATAAGAATGCGCGCGAAGAGCCGTGCCCGGGGGGGAACCGATGCTCGATCGAAAATTCGTGCGCGACAATCTGGAACTCGTGGAAAAGATGCTGGCCGCGCGCCGGTCCAGCGCCGATCTCGCCGCGTTCGCCGAGCTCGAATCCGAACGGCGCAAGACGCAGAGCGAGTACGACGGCCTGCGCAATCGGCAGAAGTCCGCGTCGGAAGAAATCGCGCGCACCAAGCGCGAAAAGGGCGATGCGTCGGCGATTCTGGCCGAGATGAGCGAAATCTCCGCGCGCGTGAAGGAGATGGAACCGCGCCTGCGCGAGATCGACGAAAAAACCGACGAAATCCTTCTGACGATTCCCAACATTCCCGACGAACGCACCCCCATCGGCGCGGGCGAGCAGGACAACCCGGTGGTGCGCACGTGGGGCGCGCCGCGGGAGTTCGAGTTCGAGCCCAAGGATCACGTGGACATCGGCGCGGCGCTGGGCATTCTCGACATGGAGCGCGCGGCGAAGCTGTCGGGCGCGCGATTCTCGATGCAGATCGGCGCGGGGGCACGGCTCGAACGCGCGCTCATCAACTTCATGCTCGATCTTCACACGGCCGAGCACGGCTACACCGAGGTGTGGACGCCGTCGATGGTGAACTCCGCGACGATGACCGGCACGGGGCAGTTGCCGAAGTTCGCGTCGGATCTGTTCCACATCGAAGGCCGCGACCTGTGGCTCATCCCCACCGCCGAGGTGCCCGTCACGAACATCTACCGCGACGAGACGCTCGACGAATCGATGTTGCCGATGAAATTCTGCGCTTACACGCCGTGCTTTCGCAGCGAGGCCGGCGCGTACGGCAAAGACACGCGGGGTATGATCCGCGTTCACCAATTCGACAAGGTGGAACTGGTGAAGCTCACGCACCCCGACGCGAGCGGCGCGGAGCACGAAGCTCTGACGAACAACGCCGAGCGCGTGCTGCAACTGCTCGGCCTGCCCTACCGCGTGGTGGAGC encodes the following:
- the serS gene encoding serine--tRNA ligase; protein product: MLDRKFVRDNLELVEKMLAARRSSADLAAFAELESERRKTQSEYDGLRNRQKSASEEIARTKREKGDASAILAEMSEISARVKEMEPRLREIDEKTDEILLTIPNIPDERTPIGAGEQDNPVVRTWGAPREFEFEPKDHVDIGAALGILDMERAAKLSGARFSMQIGAGARLERALINFMLDLHTAEHGYTEVWTPSMVNSATMTGTGQLPKFASDLFHIEGRDLWLIPTAEVPVTNIYRDETLDESMLPMKFCAYTPCFRSEAGAYGKDTRGMIRVHQFDKVELVKLTHPDASGAEHEALTNNAERVLQLLGLPYRVVELCTADLGFSAKRCFDIEVWLPGQSAYREISSCSNFGDFQARRAGLRFRSKGEKGSRFVHTINGSGLAVGRTFVAVLENYQNTDGSVTVPEALRPYMGGITQISPR